In a genomic window of Vicinamibacterales bacterium:
- a CDS encoding class I SAM-dependent methyltransferase: MERHRHWNQVYTTKGERDVSWFEALPEISLEMLDAAGMTAQSCVLDVGGGDSHLVDALAARGLDCLAVLDVSGAALERARTRMGPTARVPVWIEADVTGDWTLKPMDIWHDRAVFHFLTTPEDRAHYKRHLLDTLKPGGAAIVATFAPDGPEKCSGLPVQRYSPEQLVAELGPRFELRDARTHVHTTPWGSTQSFQYSRLQRRD; the protein is encoded by the coding sequence ATGGAACGTCACCGACACTGGAACCAGGTCTACACCACCAAGGGCGAACGTGACGTCAGCTGGTTCGAGGCACTGCCTGAGATTTCGCTCGAGATGCTCGACGCGGCAGGTATGACCGCCCAATCGTGTGTCCTTGACGTGGGCGGCGGCGACTCGCACCTGGTGGACGCCCTCGCCGCGCGCGGGCTCGACTGCCTGGCCGTGCTCGACGTCTCAGGGGCGGCCCTCGAACGAGCGCGCACGCGCATGGGCCCCACCGCCCGTGTACCGGTATGGATCGAGGCCGACGTGACGGGCGACTGGACGCTGAAGCCGATGGATATCTGGCACGACCGTGCCGTGTTCCACTTCCTCACCACGCCAGAAGACCGGGCCCACTACAAGCGCCACCTGCTCGACACGCTCAAGCCCGGCGGCGCGGCCATCGTCGCAACCTTCGCGCCTGACGGTCCGGAGAAGTGCAGCGGCCTCCCGGTGCAGCGCTACTCGCCAGAGCAGCTGGTGGCGGAGCTGGGCCCCCGCTTCGAACTGCGCGACGCCCGGACGCATGTGCATACAACGCCCTGGGGAAGCACCCAGTCTTTCCAGTACTCGCGGCTGCAACGTCGCGACTAG
- a CDS encoding ABC transporter ATP-binding protein: MTGGVGIQIEGLSKRYGEGPTAVDALKDVNMAVAPGEVVGLIGPSGSGKTTLLKCLGAVIEPTRGRITLGGQVIYDGGWKTADLRVLRRDRIGFIFQAPYLIPFLDATDNVALLPMLAGQPNAVARARARELLEALDVAHRAKALPAELSGGEQQRVSIARALANRPPVILADEPTAPLDSERGLAVMRILHQLASQYDTAIVVVTHDEKIIPTFKRTYHIRDGRTVEEEAGTTRALVGAS; encoded by the coding sequence ATGACGGGCGGCGTCGGCATCCAGATCGAGGGGCTGAGCAAACGCTACGGCGAGGGGCCGACGGCCGTCGACGCGCTCAAGGATGTCAACATGGCCGTCGCCCCCGGCGAGGTCGTGGGCCTCATTGGTCCGAGCGGCTCGGGGAAGACGACCCTGCTGAAGTGCCTCGGCGCGGTCATCGAACCGACCCGCGGTCGCATTACGCTTGGCGGTCAGGTCATCTACGACGGCGGCTGGAAGACCGCCGACCTTCGCGTGTTGCGTCGCGATCGCATTGGCTTCATCTTCCAGGCTCCGTATCTCATTCCGTTTCTCGACGCCACCGACAACGTGGCGCTGTTGCCGATGTTGGCGGGCCAGCCCAATGCCGTCGCCCGGGCTCGCGCCCGCGAGCTGCTGGAGGCCCTCGACGTGGCCCATCGCGCCAAGGCATTGCCGGCGGAGCTGTCAGGCGGTGAGCAGCAGCGGGTATCGATTGCCCGGGCCCTTGCCAACCGGCCCCCTGTGATCCTCGCCGACGAACCGACGGCGCCACTCGACAGCGAGCGGGGCCTTGCGGTCATGCGCATCCTGCACCAGCTGGCCAGCCAGTACGACACGGCCATCGTCGTCGTCACGCACGACGAGAAGATCATCCCGACCTTCAAGCGCACGTACCACATTCGCGATGGGCGGACGGTCGAAGAAGAAGCGGGTACCACCAGAGCGCTGGTTGGGGCGAGCTGA
- a CDS encoding DsrE family protein, whose protein sequence is MQFLLILNDPPYGTERVYNGLRLGLALAKVDDAKVTIFLMADAVGAARRGQKTPEGYYNIERMVKRLVVAPHRVLLCGTCMDARGMSNDDVLEGAARSTMDELAQATVSAHKVVVF, encoded by the coding sequence ATGCAATTCCTTCTGATTCTCAACGACCCGCCATATGGCACGGAGCGCGTCTACAATGGCCTTCGCCTCGGCCTGGCCCTCGCCAAGGTGGACGACGCGAAGGTCACGATCTTCCTGATGGCGGATGCGGTGGGCGCGGCGCGGCGAGGGCAGAAGACGCCCGAGGGCTACTACAACATCGAGCGCATGGTAAAGCGGCTCGTCGTGGCACCGCATCGTGTGTTGCTCTGCGGGACATGCATGGACGCCCGAGGGATGAGTAATGACGACGTGCTTGAAGGCGCCGCGCGAAGCACGATGGACGAACTGGCGCAAGCAACGGTCTCCGCGCACAAGGTCGTCGTGTTCTAG
- a CDS encoding ABC transporter permease: MISLAGRDILHSWSKFVLTGLGLGLLIGVTFTMAGVYRGMVDDAKVLLDNSGADVWVVQKDTLGPYAEPSSVHDDIYRSLLGLPGVAQASNVTYLTMQVRRGATDVRAMVVGFVPGEPGEPLYLIAGRRVTRSHYEAVADVSAGFSIGDRIRIRRHDYIVVGLTRRMVSSGGDPMVFIPLKDAQEAQFLKDNDAILNERARSAGNPALNRPGVPGLLEALEASQTSSQTVNAVLVRVGTGHAPDSVAAYLRQWKHVQAFTRVEMEEILIAKLIATASRQIGMFLVILTIVSAAIVAFIIYTMTLGKIREIAVLKLIGTHNSTIASMILQQALGLGVIGFAVGKIAATIWGPAFPRYVLLEPWDAVLGFGIVMLVCVLASTLAIRAALRVDPAAAIGG; the protein is encoded by the coding sequence ATGATCAGCCTGGCCGGCCGGGACATCCTGCACTCGTGGAGCAAGTTCGTCCTGACGGGGCTGGGGCTCGGGCTGCTCATCGGCGTCACGTTCACCATGGCAGGCGTTTACCGCGGCATGGTCGATGACGCCAAGGTGCTGCTCGATAACAGCGGCGCCGACGTCTGGGTCGTGCAGAAGGACACGCTCGGCCCGTATGCGGAGCCCTCCAGCGTGCACGACGACATCTATCGCAGTCTGCTCGGGCTGCCGGGCGTTGCGCAGGCCTCCAACGTGACCTACCTCACGATGCAGGTCCGCCGCGGCGCGACGGACGTGCGCGCCATGGTCGTCGGCTTCGTGCCCGGTGAGCCCGGTGAACCGCTCTACCTGATTGCCGGTCGGCGTGTGACACGCAGTCACTACGAAGCGGTGGCGGACGTGAGCGCCGGCTTCTCGATTGGCGACCGCATTCGTATTCGCCGGCACGACTACATCGTTGTCGGCCTGACGCGGCGGATGGTGTCGTCCGGCGGGGACCCGATGGTCTTCATCCCGCTCAAGGACGCGCAGGAGGCGCAGTTCCTCAAAGACAACGACGCCATCCTCAACGAGCGCGCCCGCAGCGCCGGCAATCCGGCGCTCAATCGTCCAGGCGTCCCCGGGCTGCTCGAGGCCCTCGAGGCGTCGCAGACCAGCAGCCAGACCGTCAACGCCGTGCTGGTCCGCGTGGGCACCGGTCACGCGCCCGACAGTGTCGCGGCCTACCTCCGTCAATGGAAGCACGTGCAGGCCTTCACACGTGTCGAGATGGAGGAGATTCTCATTGCCAAGCTCATAGCCACCGCGTCGCGTCAGATCGGGATGTTCCTGGTGATTCTGACCATCGTGAGCGCCGCCATCGTGGCGTTCATCATCTACACGATGACGTTGGGCAAGATTCGAGAGATCGCCGTGCTGAAGCTCATCGGCACCCACAATTCGACCATCGCCAGCATGATCCTGCAGCAGGCCCTGGGTTTGGGCGTCATCGGCTTCGCGGTTGGCAAGATCGCCGCCACCATCTGGGGGCCGGCCTTCCCCCGCTACGTTCTGCTCGAACCCTGGGACGCCGTGCTCGGCTTCGGCATCGTGATGCTTGTCTGCGTGCTCGCCAGCACCCTGGCCATTCGGGCCGCCCTGCGCGTGGATCCGGCCGCCGCCATTGGAGGCTGA